The Pukyongia salina genome segment AATCTTTTCGCCTGATAAGCTCGTATTCATGATCGGCATAAAAACGGAGTCCTTCCAGTTTGTTTTCGGCATTCTCAAAATTAACATCGAGACGTGCCCGGTCGTCAAATTCGGGGTCGTCTGCCTTGAATAAAGCGAGCGAACTTTCGTTCAGGCCACCATTTTCTTCGTTCAATACGTCCTGAGCCGCTATATGTGCCCTGATCTTATAGCGTGAATTCTTGGTGTTGTAGTTAGTTGTAAACCTGAAATTTCCCGTGCTTGTAAGCATTTGCTGATAATTCCCCAGAGATCGTATCCCTTTATAAGCAATCGAAAAATTAAACTGTTCGCTGGTATTAACTGCGAGTAATGCATCCAGTTGCTGACCCTGTTCGAAAGCGGTACGGAAATACAATTCTGTGAAGGGCGTGGGCACCCGAAAATACTGCATGTCCTCAATCTCGAAGTAGTTAAAATGATGCGACTGCGCCACAAACAACGGCTTTAGATTGCTTTTATCGAATGTATAGGCCAGCGAATTGTAGGTTTGACCTACATTGGCAAAAGGCATCAATTCGAAATCATCCTTGCGGAGATAGTTAAACTTATAGTCCTTCGCTATGGTGAGTGAAGTATCTACTACGGTAGTATCACGATCTGCCGAAATGATCTTGTACAGGTCGATCGGGGGTTTACTTTTGGGAGTGTTGTCCGGTCCGCTTGGAAAACTTTGAGAGAACACTACTGTCTTACAGCAGAAAAAGAGAAAGATCAATAGCGTTTTGTTCATGAATACCTATCTTATCACACAAAGGTAAATTTTTAAACGAAAATAGTTACTTTTAATTTCAGTGTTAAAGCTCAAAATACACACACAATTACTGGAATGCGGTACAGATGAAGCAGGTCGAGGTTGCCTGGCCGGACCTGTTACCGCAGCGGCAGTAATTTTACCCGACGATTTTGCGCATCCCGATCTTACAGACTCCAAGCAACTTTCAGAAAAAAAAAGAGAAGAACTTCGCCCGATCATTGAAGAACAGGCATTAGCATTTGCTGTGTCCCATGTGATGATGGAAGAGATCGACCAGGTAAACATCCTTAATGCGTCCATACTGGCCATGCATCGTTCAATCGAAAAGTTACAGTTAGCTCCCCAGTTTATAGCTATCGACGGAAACCGCTTTAAGCCGTTTCATAAAATTCCTTATGAGTGTGTGGTGAAAGGCGACAGTAAATACTTGCACATTGCAGCAGCGTCCATCCTGGCCAAGACATATAGAGATGAATACCTGGCCCAATTACATGAGGAATTCCCCGTCTACAACTGGAAAAAGAATAAGGGCTATCCCACCGCCGAACATCGTGAAGCCATTAAAAAATATGGCCCTACCCCTTATCATAGAAGGAGTTTCAGACTATTACCTGAACAACTGAGATTAAACTTTTAGATTGTTGAAAAGAAGTCGATAAAGATTTCAAAGCATCTCTGTTACAACTCCCTTTCATAACTATTTTTGTGTTGTGAAGAGGATTCAGTATTTATTATTAGGGATCATGGCGTTCAGCTTGTTCTTGGCCTGTGACCCGGAACAGGATACCCGGGCCGAACTTGAGGATTTCGTTCCCGATAATGCCTCGACAGTGCTATCTATAACTAATTATGAGATCCTTCGGAAAGACCTGCAACAAAATGCGGCCTTCAAAAGTTTAAAAAACAGCGAACTTTACAGACTACTATCGGGAGAACATGCTGCCTTAAAATTACTAAAACCTCGTTCTAGATCTTTACTAAGCATTCATCGCAACGACAATTCATTACCCGAATTTGCCTTTATTACGCGGCTGGATTCGGCAGTTTTTAAACTAGACTCGCTTCCCAATATAATTTCAGAAAAACTTAGCTACGGGAATACGACTCTGGATAGGATAAGCATCGAGGATCAAACAGTGTACAAGGCTATAAAAGACAGTGTTCTCCTGCTTTTTTCATCTCAGAAAATGTTGGAAGAGGTCTTATCCGGAAAGAATGCAGGTTATGACGGGGAGATTCCCATCGCAGGAGAAGCCGAACTGATCATCTCTAGAAATGCTCCAATGCTAAGCCTTCAGGATTCGGTAAATGTGCCCTTATCGAGCCATCAAATATTGAATGTAACAATAGCATCGGGGGGGATAACCGCATCCGGTGTAACCCTCAACCGGGATACCATCCCGCGGTTAATCGATATTTTTAAGGGACAAATTCCGCAGCAAAACACCATAGCTTCTGTGCATCCTGTGGATGCAGAATCTTCTGTAACTTTTACATTCAACCATCCCGATATCTTTTTAAATCGGCTTCGCGTTCATAGAAAAGACAGCGTATCATCCCGCGCGGTCGCAATGTTTGAAACCATCACCGAAATAAGCGACATAAAGTTTGAGGATGGCAATGCTATCGTGATGAGCAGTATCGATGCATCTTTAACCAATGAAGCTCTGGCTCCTATGCTGTCTGAAAACACCGTTTTCAGAGATGTTGAGATCTACGATTTTTCGAACTCGGATGTATTTATAGAAAACTTCAGGCCGCTTATTAGTAAAACATCGCCAAAATATGCCTTCCAAATAGAGCATTATTTTATTTTTTCTGAAAGCATGACAACCGCCGAAAAATTTATCGTTGCCTATAAGAGTAACAACGTGCTTGCCAATACCCCCAATTACCAAAAATCTGTTCGGGAACTTGCCAGTGCATCCTCTGTACTTCTAATGCATTTCAATAAAAATGTATACAAAGGTATTTCGAATGTGTTGGTAGAGACCCCCGATTATACTGCAGATGGGCCGGCCAGCTATCAATTGTCTGCTTTGCAATACAGTTACGACCGTAACTTTGCACATGTTAATTATGTTTGCCTCGAGGCCGGTAAAACCAGACAGATCACTGGCAGCGTAGCACAAGTATTTAGCACCAAACTAGAAGCAGATCTCCTGGGAGAAGCACAGTTTTTTACTAATCACCGCACCGGAGGAAAGGATATTGTAGTGCAGGACATGGGCAATAAGCTACACCTTATTTCCTCGAACGGGAAAATATTGTGGAGTAAGGATCTTAGAGAACCCGTTCTGGGAAAGATCCACGAAGTAGATATCCTTAGAAACGGAAAGAAACAACTTGCCTTCACTACTAAAAGCAAATTATACGTATTGGACCGAAATGGAAACAACGTGTCTCCTTTCCCGGTGAATTTTAAGGATGAGATCACTCAACCCTTGTCTGTTTTTGATTACGACAATAACAGGAAATACCGGTTTGCAATAGTTCAGGGCAGGGAACTTCTTCTTTACGACAGCAAGGGCAAGAATGTAAAGGGATTTAATTTCGAGGGTGCTACCTCCGATATAGTATTGCCGGCTCAGCATATACGGATGAGCAATAAGGATTATATCCTGGTGGCCGAAGAGAATGGTAAACTGAATATCCTTAGCCGCGTTGGTAAATCCCGTATAACGGTGAACAAACGATTTAAGTTCTCCAACACCCCTATAGTCGAAGAAGGCTCTAAATTTGTTGTAATTACTTCAGAAAAAACCAAAGAATCCATTGCACAAAACGGTAGCGTTAGTTCACAAAAGCTCAATGTATCTACTAACTATTCGTTCCTCATCGACTATAAGACTAAGGTTACTCTAGATGATAACCTACTGCGTATTAATGGAAAATTGGTGGAACTGCCCTTCGGTATTTACACGCAACCGAGGATATACAGGGCAAAGGGTGATAATTATATAACTGTTACCGAAACTCAGGAAAATAAGGTTTTTGTTTACCATGCATCTGGTGAATTAATGACGGGCTTTCCAGTTTACGGAACTTCTGTTGCCGAAATTTCCAGCCCGGACCGATCTAGAACGATTCACCTTCTAGTACGCGGCGAAACAAATGAAGTGATATTATACGAGCTTCAGTAGGACCAACATGCGGTCGCATCACGACTGTCTTATCTTGATGTTTAATTTAATTCCTTATCTTTAAGTAACAAGTAGCCTCCTCATGCCACGAGTTATACTAATTCTGTGTCTCTTACTAACGACCTTCCTTCAAGCACAGGATGCAACTACCTATATCAAAACAATTTCGGAAGAGGATTCCGTGACCATTAGTGGCTGGAGAATTAAGATGGCACAAAATATCAATCCCAATCCCGATAGTGCCTTCTACTATTCCCGTAAGATCAAAGAATTCACCCAACAAAAGAAGTACGGCCCGGGGGTGATCGATGCCGATTATCTCATTGGCCAGTGTTTTAAAAGACTACAGCAAAATGATTCGGCCATAGTGTATTTTAAACAGGCACTCGCGCTGGCAAAGACCATCGATTACCCTATTGGTGCTGCCAGGGCCTATAACAGTCTTTGTCGAACTTATTACCTAATGGGTATGATGGACGAATCTGTAGCCGCCTGTGAAAAGGCGATTGAAACTACAGAAGAATACGACGATCCTAATAATATGATCTTCGCAGACAGCCACACTGCTCTGGCTACAGCCTACGCCAGACAGAACAAACTGGACGAAGCCATTAAGAAGTTACTGGTGGTGGATTCGGTTCATAAGATCGAAGCTTTACGGCCCGATGTGATCGCGGCTGCCTATCAAAATTTAGGAAACATCTATCTTGACCTTGAGGATTACGATGCCTCCGAAACGTATTATTTGCGTGCCAACAACGAATTTGAAAAACTAGGAGGTAATGCCACCTATTATCTTAACACCACACATATTTACCTGGGCCAGGTATATATGAAAAAAAACCAGCTTTCGAAGGCCGACAGCCTGTTAACGCTCAGTTACAACTTCTTTTCGGCCATCAAGGACGAACGCACCGTGGGTGAGATCAGCACCTATTTAGGTCAATTGAAAGTTAAACAGAAGCAGCTCGATAAGGCTGAAGCATTTTTTAATGAAGGATTTTCTATTCACAAGCGGAACAACCGCACCTACGAGGCCTCCCTCAACGCCCTCGAACTGGCAAAACTTGCCTTAGACCAAGGCAGGACATCCAAGGCCCTGGGCTATTTAAATGAAGCCGAAACCTTAAATAGTTCAACCAGGAATAGCCAGGTTGCCCAGGAGACTTATGAGTTGTTTTCAAGATCTTATGCTCAGCGTAATGATTATAAGAAAGCTTTCGAATACAAGAACCGCGCAACTGCGATCAAGGATTCGCTAATGGACATTCAAAGCTCCGAAAAGATCCGGGAGATCGAAGCGATCTATCAAACCGAAAGCAGGGATCGTGAAATTGCGCTACTTACTTCGCAGAATGAGCTGGTAGAGGAACAGAAGAAGAATCAGCGAAATGTTTTATTAGGCGGGATCGCACTTATGGGGCTCGCTGGATTGTTTTTATTCTTTCAGTATAGAAACCGGATGAAGACCAATAAGAAACTCAAGGAACTCGATAAAGCGAAATCCACCTTCTTTGCCAATATTTCTCATGAGTTCCGAACCCCCCTCACCTTGATAAAAGGTCCGGTAGAGGATCAGTTACTTTCAGAATCTCTGTCTAAGAATGATCGTAAAAACCTTCTTATCGCCAGGGCCAACACGCAACGTCTGGAATCTCTGGTAGAGCAATTGCTAGCCTTATCGAAACTGGAAAGCGGGAATATGAGTTTAAAGGTCCAACCCGGTAATTTATCGAATTTCATTGCCGCCCAGGCGGAGGCTTTCTCATTTAGCAGTAAAGAAAAGGATCTTACAATGAAAGTCTCATTGAAAAACGATGATCGATCGATGGATTGGTTTGACCGAGACGCCATGGAAAAGGTACTTTTTAATTTACTGGGTAACGCCATAAAATATACCCATGAAGGGGGCAATGTAAAAATTGAAGGAGAAAGGGACGGCGACGATTTTGTTTTTAGTGTTTCTAATTCCGGAAATTATTTATCCTCCGGGCAAAAGGATAAAATATTTGAACGATTCTATCAGTCCGATCCTCAAAATCCGGGCACCGGTATAGGTCTTGCGCTTACAAAAGAACTTATAGAGCTTCACAAAGGAAGTATTTCGGTAGAGAGTTCGGAGAAGGACGGGACGAAATTCAATGTACAACTTCCAGTGGTGAAGATGGCATTCTCTCCCGAAGAGATCCTTTCAGAAGAGCTTCAGAAAAGCGATACAGCAGATACAATATTGGATGAAAGTATTGCTGAACAACAATTGGCTATTCCCGAAGATGCTCCCATCCTACTAATCGCCGATGATAATACGGAAATTCGAAATTACGTGTCCTCGATTTTCGAATCTACCTACCAGATACAAATGGCTACCAATGGAAATGAAGGCCTGGCTATTGCTTCAGAAACCATTCCAGATATCGTGATTAGTGATGTGATGATGCCGCAACTGGATGGGTTCGAATTCACAGAAAAGTTAAAGGAGAACGAAATTACTTCGCATATTCCTGTGGTTTTGCTCACGGCAAAATCTGACGACGAAGACAAACTCCAAGGAGTTCACAGTGGTGCCGATGCTTATGTTATCAAGCCGTTTAATGCACAATTGCTAAAGGCTACAGTTTTCAATTTACTTGAAAACAGGCGAAAATTACAATCGCGCTTTGCACAAGAAGTTGTGATACGGCCAAAAGATATTGCTATTTCCTCGGCCGATGAACAATTCCTGGAAAGGCTTCAGAAAGTTATGGACGAACATCTTACTAATCCCGAGTTTAGTGCAGAGCTATTTAGCAAAGAGATGGGGGTGAGCCGTATGCAGTTACACAGAAAATTAAAAGCGATCACCGGACAATCCACCAGTGAATTTTTAAGATCACAGCGATTAAAATTAGCACTAAGTCTATTAAAGGAGAATAAAGCCACTATTTCGGAAATAGGATATACAGTTGGATTCAATGACCCTTCCTATTTCACTAAGTGCTTTAAACAGGAATTCGGGACCTCCCCATCCGATTATTTCGCTACATAGTACTCCCCGATCGATCGATACATTAGCCGATAGCCCTTTAATTAAGGGTGTGTTACATATATTATAGCAATGGTTACAATGCT includes the following:
- a CDS encoding ribonuclease HII — translated: MLKLKIHTQLLECGTDEAGRGCLAGPVTAAAVILPDDFAHPDLTDSKQLSEKKREELRPIIEEQALAFAVSHVMMEEIDQVNILNASILAMHRSIEKLQLAPQFIAIDGNRFKPFHKIPYECVVKGDSKYLHIAAASILAKTYRDEYLAQLHEEFPVYNWKKNKGYPTAEHREAIKKYGPTPYHRRSFRLLPEQLRLNF
- a CDS encoding tetratricopeptide repeat protein; the protein is MPRVILILCLLLTTFLQAQDATTYIKTISEEDSVTISGWRIKMAQNINPNPDSAFYYSRKIKEFTQQKKYGPGVIDADYLIGQCFKRLQQNDSAIVYFKQALALAKTIDYPIGAARAYNSLCRTYYLMGMMDESVAACEKAIETTEEYDDPNNMIFADSHTALATAYARQNKLDEAIKKLLVVDSVHKIEALRPDVIAAAYQNLGNIYLDLEDYDASETYYLRANNEFEKLGGNATYYLNTTHIYLGQVYMKKNQLSKADSLLTLSYNFFSAIKDERTVGEISTYLGQLKVKQKQLDKAEAFFNEGFSIHKRNNRTYEASLNALELAKLALDQGRTSKALGYLNEAETLNSSTRNSQVAQETYELFSRSYAQRNDYKKAFEYKNRATAIKDSLMDIQSSEKIREIEAIYQTESRDREIALLTSQNELVEEQKKNQRNVLLGGIALMGLAGLFLFFQYRNRMKTNKKLKELDKAKSTFFANISHEFRTPLTLIKGPVEDQLLSESLSKNDRKNLLIARANTQRLESLVEQLLALSKLESGNMSLKVQPGNLSNFIAAQAEAFSFSSKEKDLTMKVSLKNDDRSMDWFDRDAMEKVLFNLLGNAIKYTHEGGNVKIEGERDGDDFVFSVSNSGNYLSSGQKDKIFERFYQSDPQNPGTGIGLALTKELIELHKGSISVESSEKDGTKFNVQLPVVKMAFSPEEILSEELQKSDTADTILDESIAEQQLAIPEDAPILLIADDNTEIRNYVSSIFESTYQIQMATNGNEGLAIASETIPDIVISDVMMPQLDGFEFTEKLKENEITSHIPVVLLTAKSDDEDKLQGVHSGADAYVIKPFNAQLLKATVFNLLENRRKLQSRFAQEVVIRPKDIAISSADEQFLERLQKVMDEHLTNPEFSAELFSKEMGVSRMQLHRKLKAITGQSTSEFLRSQRLKLALSLLKENKATISEIGYTVGFNDPSYFTKCFKQEFGTSPSDYFAT